ACAAGTGTGCGTACACAATACACATCTGCTGAAAATCTAGCTTTCACCCACTCACACACACTATTAGTATTTTTCTTCTTGTCTTCCCCAAAGACAGAACAACTCTGTTTCTCATCTTTACGAAAAAAATATACACTTCTTCGAATCTCCACATCTACACAAGTAACGGAGAGCGGAAGAGGAAGTACAGAGAGAGGAGATGGCGGGAAAATACTTTCAGAGAGAGGTGTTGCCTGTAATGGCGCTGGTGATAATGGAATGTGCCAACGTTGGTTTAAACACTCTGTTCAAGGCAGCGACCTTGCAAGGCATGAGCTTCCATGTCTTCATCGTTTACTCTTACGGTCTTGctgctcttcttctccttccatctATTTTCTTCTCCTCCAGGTTAGGGTtcatctctttctcctttaCGAATTTGAGCCTGTGTTCTTCTTGAAATAGAGAGTGATGGGTTCTTGTTAATTTGACAGATCAAGAACTCTTCCACCGATGAATTTCTCAATTCTCTACAAAATCGTGGTTCTAGGGTTAATTGGGTAAAGTTTCATCTCTCCatatattttcagttttaaaacAGAACGTCCATGTCTGAACGGGTAAGATCCTGAAATCAAGAACTCATTTGCATCAGAGTTCTTGAAAACTCTCAGATTTTTCTTACCCAATCTTAAAGACACTTGGCTTAAAGTTGCTTCCAAAAGCTGCTACTGTTCGGCAAAAAATCTAACCCTAttacttttgtcttttttttctttattgtgaattatttttatttttggaggTTTTTTTTATGATGGAATCTATTATTTAgttacataaataaattaaataaaatcttCTTAAATACTTAAATAGATGCTGTTCAAACATATTGATCCATTTAATTCTAGCAAACGTTTTCATGCAAAAGTCTAACaccatttatttttgttgtccctttctaataaattgttttttgtagTTTTTGAAAGGGGTTGCTTTCATCTTCGTAATAATCGAAGTCtgtattattttgttaatacGAATTAGTTAATAAGAATTCGtgttaaaataatatagatgCTGCTCAAACATAATGGGGTACACAGGAATTAATTATAGCTCTCCAACACTTGCTTCTGCGATCAGCAACCTCACTCCTGCGTTTACCTTCTTGCTCGCCATCCTTTTCAGGTTGTTGTTTATCCCTCTTTATATATTCCTTTTACACTAACAATTTCCTAAAATACCATCGGCCCATCAAGCGTATTTGGGCCTCTATAAATTCTTTGGGGTTTGGTTGTAGGATGGAGAGTGTATCTTTCAAGAGAATAAGTAGTGTGGCTAAAATGTTAGGAACTGTAGTTTCCATTGGAGGGGCATTTATAGTGACTCTTTACAATGGACCTCTGGTGATCTCTATGTCACCACCGTCTGTATCTTTGAGATCACAGTCCACAAACCATAACTGGATCATTGGCGCTGCGTTCCTTTCTGTGGAGTATTTCATGGTTCCTTTGTGGTA
The nucleotide sequence above comes from Brassica napus cultivar Da-Ae chromosome A9, Da-Ae, whole genome shotgun sequence. Encoded proteins:
- the LOC106396385 gene encoding WAT1-related protein At3g28050-like, with product MAGKYFQREVLPVMALVIMECANVGLNTLFKAATLQGMSFHVFIVYSYGLAALLLLPSIFFSSRSRTLPPMNFSILYKIVVLGLIGCCSNIMGYTGINYSSPTLASAISNLTPAFTFLLAILFRMESVSFKRISSVAKMLGTVVSIGGAFIVTLYNGPLVISMSPPSVSLRSQSTNHNWIIGAAFLSVEYFMVPLWYIVQTQIMREYPSEFTVVCYYSLGVSFWTGLVTLFTEGSDLNAWKIKPNIALVSIVCSGVFGSCINNTIHTWALRIKGPLFVAMFKPLSIAIAVAMGVIFLHDSLYIGSLIGATVITTGFYTVMWGKAKEAAMVEDDNKANNEEATNEADLDSPLASQKAPLLESYKNDEHV